In Arachis hypogaea cultivar Tifrunner chromosome 2, arahy.Tifrunner.gnm2.J5K5, whole genome shotgun sequence, a genomic segment contains:
- the LOC112755717 gene encoding nuclear transcription factor Y subunit B-8-like codes for MSDNIVSSTQTFNIKYNNTITFSSSGISSSSSHHHNHQDYGVIKEQDRLLPIANVGRIMKQILPTNAKISKEAKETMQECVSEFISFVTGEASDKCHKEKRKTVNGDDICWALATLGFDDYAEPLKSRRTRHYTYLFVVRVSSLRSQGKTAARRGDGMTKIGKTCRNLPPHLQGSSVLVAAATPSTQGVASICSPLMEVPSSVHYRGSALLVFFHRRRCLCSAH; via the exons atgagtgaTAACATAGTCTCATCAACACAAACCTTTAATATTAAGTACAACAATACTATcacattttcttcaagtggaatctcttcttcttcttctcatcatcataatcatcaagATTATGGGGTTATCAAAGAGCAAGATCGGTTGCTTCCAATTGCAAATGTTGGGAGAATCATGAAGCAAATCCTTCCAACAAATGCAAAGATCTCAAAGGAAGCAAAGGAGACTATGCAAGAGTGTGTTTCTGAGTTCATAAGCTTTGTGACCGGTGAAGCTTCTGACAAGTGTCACAAGGAGAAGCGCAAGACCGTTAATGGTGATGATATTTGTTGGGCCTTGGCTACTCTAGGGTTTGATGATTATGCTGAGCCACTCAAAAG TCGCAGAACCCGCCACTACACCTACTTATTCGTCGTTCGAGTCTCCTCTTTGCGATCCCAGGGGAAGACCGCCGCAAGGAGAGGAGATGGCATGACCAAGATTGGAAAAACGTGCCGGAACCTTCCACCACATCTTCAAGGATCTTCGGTGCTAGTCGCTGCTGCCACTCCGTCAACTCAGGGAGTCGCGAGCATTTGCTCTCCCTTAATGGAGGTGCCGTCCTCGGTTCACTACCGAGGGTCAGCTCTGCTGGTGTTTTTTCATCGTCGCCGCTGCCTTTGTTCAGCGCATTGA